One Pseudomonas sp. AN-1 genomic region harbors:
- a CDS encoding phosphate-starvation-inducible PsiE family protein — MKEKQADPIKTFRAQWAVMTFYERFEQVIALALSAIIAVIIVVSLLQLISIVFSLLIIDAFNPLDHKVFQTVFGMIMTLLIAMEFKHSIVRVALRRDSIIQVKTVILIGLIALARKFVILDPETGPAKVAALAGATLALGATYWLLRERDDRTAGESSDDQS; from the coding sequence ATGAAGGAAAAGCAAGCAGACCCGATCAAAACATTTCGCGCCCAATGGGCAGTGATGACGTTCTACGAGCGCTTCGAACAGGTGATCGCGCTCGCGCTGTCCGCAATCATTGCCGTGATCATCGTGGTCTCGCTGCTGCAGCTGATCTCGATCGTCTTCAGCCTGCTGATCATTGATGCGTTCAATCCGCTCGATCACAAGGTCTTCCAGACCGTGTTCGGCATGATCATGACGCTGCTCATCGCCATGGAGTTCAAGCATTCCATCGTGCGGGTGGCCTTGCGGCGCGACAGCATCATCCAGGTCAAGACGGTGATCCTGATCGGGCTGATCGCCCTGGCGCGTAAATTCGTGATCCTCGACCCGGAGACCGGCCCCGCCAAGGTCGCGGCGCTCGCAGGCGCGACACTGGCCCTCGGGGCGACTTACTGGCTGCTGCGCGAGCGCGATGACCGGACAGCCGGGGAAAGCTCAGATGATCAGTCGTGA
- a CDS encoding zinc metalloprotease HtpX has protein sequence MISRDLRHAQNVGARHRWLNRLQTALLVLTLLGIAAVAGSLLLGDGGLWLALAAAGFTLLLEPAAASGLTLRLYGARPLHPDEAPDLWAVLRELAARAGLPAVPVPHYVPSGVVNAFATGSKHHAAIALTDGLLRSLTPRELTGVLGHEIAHIANEDLRVMGLADSISRLTHLLALLGQLAIVLSLPALLLGVTEVNWPALLLLAVAPQLALLAQLGLSRVREFDADRLAAELTGDPHGLASALAKIERVSRSWRAWLLPGWGNPEPSWLRTHPATAERIERLLELAPPPAMPPFPSARFVPEVTVSPRPPRWRTGGLWR, from the coding sequence ATGATCAGTCGTGATCTGCGCCACGCGCAGAATGTCGGCGCGCGGCATCGCTGGCTCAATCGCCTGCAAACCGCGCTGTTGGTGCTGACCCTGCTCGGGATTGCCGCCGTCGCTGGCAGCCTGCTGTTGGGTGACGGCGGGCTTTGGCTGGCGCTTGCGGCCGCGGGGTTCACCCTGCTGCTCGAACCGGCGGCCGCCTCCGGGCTGACCTTGCGGCTGTATGGCGCACGCCCCCTGCACCCGGATGAAGCGCCCGATCTTTGGGCTGTGTTGCGCGAACTGGCGGCGCGGGCCGGGCTGCCTGCCGTGCCGGTACCGCACTACGTGCCCAGCGGGGTCGTCAACGCCTTCGCCACCGGTTCGAAGCATCACGCGGCCATCGCGCTGACCGACGGCCTGCTGCGTAGCCTCACGCCCCGCGAGTTGACCGGCGTGCTCGGCCACGAAATCGCGCATATTGCGAACGAGGATTTGCGTGTCATGGGCTTGGCCGATTCCATCAGCCGGCTCACCCATCTTCTGGCCTTGTTGGGGCAGCTTGCGATCGTGCTCAGCTTGCCAGCGCTATTGCTTGGAGTCACGGAAGTCAATTGGCCCGCGTTGCTTCTACTGGCGGTCGCGCCACAGCTGGCCTTGCTGGCTCAGTTGGGCTTGTCCAGGGTGCGCGAATTCGACGCCGACCGGCTCGCTGCCGAATTGACCGGCGACCCGCACGGGCTGGCCTCGGCGCTCGCCAAGATCGAGCGGGTGAGCCGCTCCTGGCGCGCCTGGCTGCTGCCCGGATGGGGCAATCCGGAACCCTCCTGGTTGCGCACGCATCCGGCGACGGCTGAACGCATTGAGCGCTTGCTGGAACTTGCTCCGCCGCCCGCGATGCCGCCGTTTCCATCGGCCCGTTTCGTCCCCGAGGTGACCGTATCACCACGTCCGCCACGCTGGCGCACCGGCGGCCTTTGGCGCTGA
- a CDS encoding S1C family serine protease yields MTYPDPYSRPAPDRFIRRWLVITGCIAALMLLWQFLPAIEAWFSPHETQERTVTPRGDLAADEKTTIELFEKSRGSVVYITTAQLVRDVWSRNVFSVPRGTGSGFIWDDAGHVVTNFHVIQGASSATVKLADGRDYQAALVGASPAHDIAVLKIGVGFKRPPAVPVGTSADLKVGQKVFAIGNPFGLDWTLTTGIVSALDRTLSGDASGPAIDHLIQTDAAINPGNSGGPLLDSAGRLIGINTAIYSPSGASAGIGFAVPVDTVMRVVPQLIKTGKYIRPALGIEVDEQLNARLQALTGSKGVFVLRVTPGSAAHRAGLVGVEVTAGGIVPGDRVISIDGIAVDDVTTLQARLDDKNVGDVVVLLVERAGKTREMLVELQPGV; encoded by the coding sequence GTGACCTACCCCGACCCCTACAGCCGCCCGGCGCCGGATCGATTCATCCGGCGCTGGCTCGTCATCACTGGCTGCATCGCCGCACTCATGCTGCTGTGGCAGTTCCTGCCCGCCATCGAAGCCTGGTTCAGTCCCCACGAAACGCAGGAGCGCACGGTGACGCCGCGCGGCGACCTGGCCGCCGACGAAAAAACCACCATCGAGCTGTTCGAGAAATCGCGCGGGTCGGTGGTTTACATCACCACGGCACAACTAGTGCGTGACGTCTGGTCGCGCAATGTCTTTTCCGTGCCGCGCGGCACCGGCTCCGGCTTCATCTGGGACGATGCCGGCCACGTGGTGACCAACTTCCACGTGATCCAGGGGGCATCGTCTGCCACGGTCAAACTGGCCGACGGTCGCGATTATCAGGCTGCGCTCGTTGGCGCCAGTCCTGCGCACGACATCGCGGTACTCAAGATTGGCGTCGGCTTCAAGCGCCCGCCGGCGGTGCCGGTGGGCACCAGTGCCGATCTCAAGGTGGGGCAAAAGGTCTTTGCCATTGGCAATCCCTTCGGGCTCGACTGGACGCTCACCACCGGCATCGTCTCGGCGCTTGACCGCACCCTTTCCGGCGACGCCAGTGGCCCGGCCATTGACCACCTGATCCAGACCGACGCCGCTATCAACCCCGGCAATTCCGGTGGCCCGCTGCTCGATTCGGCTGGGCGGCTGATCGGCATCAATACCGCCATCTACAGTCCGTCTGGCGCCTCGGCCGGCATCGGCTTTGCGGTGCCGGTCGATACCGTCATGCGCGTGGTGCCGCAACTCATAAAGACCGGCAAGTACATCCGTCCGGCGCTGGGCATCGAGGTGGATGAGCAGCTCAACGCGCGTCTGCAGGCGCTGACCGGCAGTAAGGGCGTATTCGTATTGCGCGTGACGCCGGGCTCGGCGGCGCACAGGGCCGGGCTCGTCGGCGTCGAGGTCACCGCAGGCGGCATCGTGCCCGGCGATCGCGTTATCAGCATCGACGGTATCGCCGTCGACGACGTCACCACATTACAGGCCCGGCTAGACGACAAGAACGTTGGAGATGTTGTGGTCTTGTTAGTGGAGCGGGCCGGCAAGACTCGCGAGATGCTTGTGGAACTACAACCGGGAGTTTGA